A genomic segment from Halorubrum depositum encodes:
- a CDS encoding metal ABC transporter permease: protein MIPAVSAAVASVLLLSAPYDALSRLVGLWSDGLGWVGDRLGIAMLEYVFMHHAFLVGALIAVMAPLIGTFLVHRQLALIGDALAHTAFAGVAVGLFVNSLLGTGISPYVTAVVVAVIAALAIELISETTDAYNDVSMAIVLSTGFALGAVLISLNTGGLAVGINQYLFGNLSTVSRENAVLLVVLFAIVALVVTVTYKQLLYVTFDETAARVAGINVPWYNRLMTTLTALVVVGAMQIMGVILVAAMLVVPVAAAAQLARGFREALLASVVLAQIAVVAGITLSFNYNTTAGGTIVLVAVGVYIAAVLAGKVQSRRAGDEIPERVGGAERTAGKAGAGAGDDAAGTESAD from the coding sequence GTGATCCCGGCGGTATCCGCCGCGGTCGCGTCCGTCCTCCTGTTGAGCGCCCCCTACGACGCACTCTCCCGGCTCGTCGGGCTGTGGAGCGACGGGCTCGGCTGGGTCGGCGACCGCCTCGGGATCGCGATGCTGGAGTACGTGTTCATGCACCACGCGTTCCTCGTGGGCGCGCTCATCGCGGTGATGGCGCCGCTGATCGGCACCTTCCTCGTCCACCGCCAGCTCGCGCTCATCGGCGACGCGCTCGCGCACACCGCGTTCGCGGGCGTCGCCGTCGGGCTGTTCGTCAACTCGCTGCTCGGAACCGGGATCTCGCCGTACGTTACCGCCGTCGTCGTCGCCGTGATCGCCGCCCTGGCGATCGAGCTGATCTCGGAGACCACCGACGCGTACAACGACGTGTCGATGGCGATCGTGCTCTCGACCGGGTTCGCGCTCGGCGCGGTCCTCATCAGCCTGAACACCGGCGGGCTCGCGGTCGGGATCAACCAGTACCTGTTCGGGAACCTCTCGACGGTCTCGCGGGAGAACGCCGTCCTGCTGGTCGTGCTCTTCGCGATCGTCGCGCTCGTCGTCACGGTCACGTACAAGCAGCTGCTGTACGTCACGTTCGACGAGACGGCCGCCCGGGTCGCCGGGATCAACGTCCCGTGGTACAACCGCCTGATGACGACGCTGACCGCGCTCGTCGTCGTCGGCGCGATGCAGATCATGGGCGTCATCCTCGTCGCGGCGATGCTCGTCGTCCCCGTCGCGGCCGCGGCCCAGCTCGCCCGGGGCTTCCGCGAAGCGCTGCTCGCCTCCGTCGTGCTGGCGCAGATCGCGGTGGTCGCCGGGATCACGCTGTCGTTCAACTACAACACGACCGCCGGCGGCACGATCGTCTTAGTCGCCGTCGGCGTCTACATCGCCGCGGTGCTCGCCGGGAAGGTGCAGTCGCGGCGGGCGGGCGACGAGATCCCCGAGCGCGTCGGCGGAGCCGAGCGGACCGCCGGGAAAGCCGGTGCCGGCGCCGGCGACGACGCGGCCGGGACGGAGTCGGCGGACTAG
- the trkA gene encoding Trk system potassium transporter TrkA — protein sequence MHVVVIGAGEVGTSIAASLSSDHEVVVVDVDPDRAEQLKYEIDVLTIAGDGTTSEIQSAADVGRADMVIACTDDDQTNLVACGTAKTLGDGFTIARVKSTDFLRTWEGSNGAFGVDFMVCTDLLTAENIVRVIGLPAAIDVDPFASGLVQMAEFEIAEGSPVAGQTVSEADRFESLTFVGLFRDGELTIPRGDTGIAIGDRAVVIGSPESVQSFATDVAPDATPGRADEIVVVGGSEIGYQTARLLEERDFGPRLIERDPDRARWLAENLPDTVVMEHDATDTEFLSREHVDEADIVVSALGSDEQNLLVAVLAKRLGVDRVIAVVDSPDYVTVFEEIGIDIAINPRTVTAEEITRFTYESVAENIAVLENDQAEVLELELTEGCGLVGRPISEIVADTDARFVIGAITRAHELVTPRGDTVLRAGDHVILFVESDSVSAITSMA from the coding sequence ATGCATGTGGTCGTTATCGGGGCCGGCGAGGTCGGCACGAGCATCGCCGCGAGCCTCTCGTCGGACCACGAGGTCGTCGTCGTGGACGTCGACCCCGACCGCGCGGAACAGCTCAAATACGAGATCGACGTGCTCACGATCGCCGGGGACGGCACGACCTCGGAGATCCAGTCGGCGGCGGACGTCGGCCGCGCGGACATGGTGATCGCCTGCACCGACGACGACCAGACGAACCTCGTCGCCTGCGGCACCGCGAAGACGCTCGGCGACGGGTTCACGATCGCCCGCGTGAAAAGCACGGACTTCCTCCGGACGTGGGAGGGGAGCAACGGCGCGTTCGGCGTCGACTTCATGGTGTGTACGGACCTGCTGACCGCGGAGAACATCGTCCGGGTCATCGGCCTCCCCGCCGCCATCGACGTCGACCCGTTCGCGAGCGGGCTGGTCCAGATGGCCGAGTTCGAGATCGCCGAGGGGAGCCCCGTGGCCGGCCAGACCGTCTCCGAGGCCGACCGCTTCGAGTCGCTGACGTTCGTCGGCCTGTTCCGCGACGGGGAGCTGACGATCCCGCGAGGCGACACCGGCATCGCGATCGGCGACCGCGCCGTGGTCATCGGGAGCCCCGAGAGCGTCCAGTCGTTCGCGACCGACGTCGCCCCGGATGCGACCCCCGGCCGGGCCGACGAGATCGTCGTCGTCGGCGGCAGCGAGATCGGATACCAGACCGCGCGGCTGTTGGAGGAGCGCGACTTCGGGCCGCGGCTGATCGAGCGGGACCCCGACCGCGCGCGCTGGCTCGCGGAGAACCTCCCGGACACCGTCGTGATGGAGCACGACGCGACCGACACCGAGTTCCTCTCCCGCGAACACGTCGACGAGGCCGACATCGTCGTCTCCGCGCTCGGGTCCGACGAGCAGAACCTCCTCGTCGCGGTGCTCGCCAAGCGGCTCGGCGTCGACCGGGTGATCGCCGTCGTCGACAGCCCGGACTACGTCACCGTCTTCGAGGAGATCGGGATCGACATCGCGATCAATCCCCGCACCGTGACCGCCGAGGAGATCACGCGGTTCACCTACGAGAGCGTCGCGGAGAACATCGCGGTGTTAGAGAACGACCAGGCGGAGGTGTTGGAGCTCGAGCTCACCGAGGGATGCGGACTCGTCGGGCGGCCGATCTCGGAGATCGTCGCCGACACCGACGCCCGGTTCGTCATCGGCGCGATCACCCGGGCCCACGAGCTCGTCACGCCGCGGGGCGACACTGTGCTCCGCGCCGGCGACCACGTCATCCTGTTCGTGGAGTCCGACTCCGTGAGCGCGATCACCTCGATGGCGTGA
- a CDS encoding TrkH family potassium uptake protein → MTRTTVNTRATLSYTGSIVKYLSAAMSVPLVVALIYGEDAVAFAVSLTLGVALGAGMERLDDEPDLGPRDALAVVSLAWLMAAIVGAVPYVIAGYGTASALGHPMNALFESMSGFTTTGATVTAEISFERHSHAVLMWRQLTQWLGGMGIIVLMVAILPQLAVNGAELMKSEAPGPGLQKLTPRIAETARALWLIYAGFTAALIAILFGLGLTPLAPNMDLYNAIAHGFSTLPTGGFSPQAESIAAFSPVVQWVFVPFMVIAGVNFALFWFVLRDDPTRMFENTEFRMYLGLVTGFAAVLAVGLFYGGAPATEIGGITEGATENALRQGAFQIASLLNSTGFATADFAQWDTQTQFLLLFAMFLGGSAGSTGGGIKIIRWLILLKTLRRELYTTANPDVVRPVRLGGEVVDEDVIRGILVFTLLYFLLFALAAVFIEIDTARVGEALTGTEAFAASLATIGNIGPGLGPLGPFGSYEFLPNTTKLLMIGLMWIGRLEIVPVLALFVAGVDDR, encoded by the coding sequence GTGACGCGAACGACGGTCAACACGCGGGCGACGCTGAGCTACACCGGGAGCATCGTCAAATACCTCTCGGCGGCGATGAGCGTCCCGCTCGTCGTGGCGCTGATCTACGGGGAGGACGCGGTCGCGTTCGCAGTCTCGCTGACGCTCGGCGTCGCGCTCGGCGCGGGAATGGAGCGGCTCGACGACGAGCCGGACCTCGGACCGCGGGACGCGCTGGCGGTCGTCTCCCTCGCGTGGCTGATGGCCGCGATCGTCGGCGCGGTCCCGTACGTCATCGCCGGGTACGGGACCGCCTCGGCGCTCGGCCACCCGATGAACGCGCTGTTCGAGTCGATGAGCGGGTTCACCACGACCGGCGCGACGGTGACCGCTGAGATCAGTTTCGAGCGGCACTCGCACGCCGTGTTGATGTGGCGACAGCTCACGCAGTGGCTCGGTGGGATGGGGATCATCGTGCTGATGGTCGCGATCCTCCCGCAGCTGGCGGTCAACGGCGCGGAGCTGATGAAATCGGAGGCGCCGGGCCCGGGACTCCAGAAGCTCACGCCGCGGATCGCCGAGACGGCGCGGGCGCTCTGGCTGATCTACGCCGGCTTCACGGCCGCGCTGATCGCGATCCTGTTCGGACTCGGGCTCACGCCGCTCGCGCCGAACATGGACCTGTACAACGCGATCGCCCACGGCTTCTCGACGCTCCCGACCGGTGGCTTCTCGCCGCAGGCGGAGAGCATCGCGGCGTTCTCGCCCGTGGTCCAGTGGGTGTTCGTCCCCTTCATGGTGATCGCCGGGGTGAACTTCGCGCTGTTCTGGTTCGTGCTCCGCGACGACCCGACGCGGATGTTCGAGAACACCGAGTTCCGCATGTACCTCGGGCTGGTGACCGGGTTCGCGGCGGTGCTCGCGGTCGGCCTGTTTTACGGCGGGGCACCCGCGACCGAAATCGGCGGGATCACCGAGGGCGCCACGGAGAATGCCCTCAGACAGGGCGCCTTTCAGATCGCCTCGCTGCTGAACTCGACCGGGTTCGCGACCGCGGACTTCGCGCAGTGGGACACCCAGACGCAGTTCCTCCTGCTGTTCGCGATGTTCCTCGGCGGCTCGGCGGGTTCGACCGGCGGTGGGATCAAGATCATCCGGTGGCTCATCCTGTTGAAGACGCTCCGCCGGGAGCTGTACACGACGGCGAACCCCGACGTCGTCCGGCCGGTACGACTCGGCGGCGAGGTCGTCGACGAAGACGTGATCCGCGGGATTCTGGTGTTCACGCTGTTGTACTTCCTGCTGTTCGCGCTCGCGGCCGTGTTCATCGAGATCGACACGGCGCGGGTCGGAGAAGCGCTCACCGGGACGGAGGCGTTCGCGGCCTCGCTGGCGACGATCGGGAACATCGGACCGGGCCTCGGGCCGCTCGGTCCCTTCGGGAGCTACGAGTTCCTGCCGAACACGACGAAGCTGCTGATGATCGGGCTGATGTGGATCGGTCGGCTGGAGATCGTCCCCGTGCTCGCGCTGTTCGTCGCCGGCGTCGACGACCGGTGA
- a CDS encoding YhbY family RNA-binding protein — protein sequence MSDQQLRKEAHDLDVTVWVGKKGVDAVVDEAADQLDDAKLVKVKFLRAARGGTTTDELAAELADAVNADLVETRGNTAVLH from the coding sequence ATGAGCGACCAACAGCTTCGCAAGGAAGCGCACGACCTCGACGTCACCGTCTGGGTCGGGAAGAAGGGCGTCGACGCCGTCGTCGACGAGGCGGCCGACCAGCTCGACGACGCCAAGCTCGTGAAGGTGAAGTTCCTGCGCGCGGCGCGGGGCGGGACCACGACCGACGAGCTCGCGGCGGAACTGGCTGACGCCGTCAACGCGGACCTCGTGGAGACGCGCGGGAACACGGCGGTGCTCCACTGA
- a CDS encoding metal ABC transporter substrate-binding protein, whose amino-acid sequence MRTDTNEPTGLSRRRFAGIGAGVLAGGLAGCTGNAADPGPGGGSDGASGDGTDGTSGDGTGDSEYTVVASFFTFYDFADTLAEGTALSVENLVPTGLHGHGWEPDPSIQRRITDADALVHVGPDFQPWVDRAIETLEAESTETALINARAGVELLDLADSLTEDEAVEDAKDPHFWLDPQRAKVAVANIADGLADLAPGDEATIRENADAIDAELDALDDEWQTVFDAAERDVAFLAAHNAFQYVSERYGATIEPLVVNLAASNDVRPADMQRAQDTIAANDIRHIGAAVFEPIRPARQLLEQTDVEAYFPVTPYAGTAESWVERGWGYFEIAREVNLPTFRILLGIDDPDDVTFADYGRNFEP is encoded by the coding sequence ATGCGCACCGACACGAACGAGCCAACGGGCCTCTCTCGACGGCGGTTCGCCGGCATCGGCGCCGGCGTCCTCGCTGGCGGTCTCGCCGGCTGCACGGGGAACGCCGCCGATCCCGGGCCCGGCGGCGGGAGCGACGGCGCGAGCGGGGACGGCACCGACGGCACGAGCGGAGACGGCACCGGCGACAGCGAGTACACGGTCGTGGCTTCCTTCTTCACCTTCTACGACTTCGCCGACACGCTCGCCGAGGGCACGGCCCTAAGCGTCGAGAACCTGGTGCCGACCGGGCTCCACGGCCACGGCTGGGAGCCCGACCCCTCGATCCAGCGCCGGATCACCGACGCCGACGCCTTAGTCCACGTCGGCCCCGACTTCCAGCCGTGGGTCGACCGCGCGATCGAGACGCTGGAGGCGGAGTCGACGGAGACGGCGCTGATCAACGCCAGGGCCGGCGTCGAGCTGCTCGACCTCGCCGACTCGCTGACCGAGGACGAGGCGGTCGAGGACGCGAAGGACCCGCACTTCTGGCTCGACCCGCAGCGCGCGAAGGTCGCCGTCGCGAACATCGCCGACGGGCTGGCGGACCTCGCTCCCGGCGACGAGGCGACGATCCGCGAGAACGCCGACGCGATCGACGCGGAACTCGACGCGCTCGACGATGAGTGGCAGACCGTCTTCGACGCCGCCGAGCGCGACGTGGCGTTCCTCGCCGCGCACAACGCGTTCCAGTACGTCTCGGAGCGCTACGGCGCGACGATCGAGCCGCTGGTCGTGAACCTCGCGGCCAGCAACGACGTGCGGCCGGCCGACATGCAGCGGGCGCAGGACACCATCGCCGCCAACGACATCCGCCACATCGGCGCGGCCGTCTTCGAGCCGATCCGCCCGGCGCGACAGCTCTTAGAGCAGACCGACGTCGAGGCGTACTTCCCGGTGACGCCGTACGCCGGGACGGCGGAGTCGTGGGTCGAGCGGGGGTGGGGGTACTTCGAGATCGCCCGCGAGGTGAACCTCCCGACGTTCCGGATCCTCCTCGGGATCGACGACCCCGACGACGTGACGTTCGCCGACTACGGCCGGAACTTCGAGCCATGA
- a CDS encoding mechanosensitive ion channel family protein, whose protein sequence is MSAAGGTRSVVALAGTLEPFLGPLTGLVIDAAIFLAVVVATYLLYKIVISALVLRVFDRQGLDEHARRPLQKIVAFLVLFAGVTVAFGAAGYQGFLRSLATIAAAATLAIGFALQDVIKNFVAGVFIYTDKPFRIGDWIEWQGNSGVVEDISFRVTRVRTFDNELLTVPNHALTSDVVKNPVAKKTLRLKFVFGIDYEDDVEKATDIIVEEAEKSDAILDDPAPSVRLTELADSYVGLQSRIWIDDPSRADFVKARADYVKAVKKRFDEEGISIPFPQRTVSGRNEWTDPSAFGGAAEAGIGGDS, encoded by the coding sequence ATGAGCGCCGCGGGCGGTACACGTTCGGTCGTCGCCCTCGCGGGGACGTTAGAGCCGTTCCTCGGCCCGCTGACCGGGCTCGTCATCGACGCCGCGATCTTCCTCGCCGTCGTCGTCGCGACGTACCTGTTGTATAAGATCGTCATCTCGGCGCTCGTTCTGCGGGTGTTCGACAGACAGGGGCTCGACGAGCACGCGCGGCGACCCCTCCAGAAGATCGTCGCGTTCCTCGTGCTGTTCGCGGGCGTCACGGTCGCGTTCGGGGCGGCGGGGTATCAGGGGTTCCTGCGGTCGCTGGCGACGATCGCCGCCGCGGCGACGCTCGCGATCGGCTTCGCGCTCCAGGACGTGATCAAGAACTTCGTCGCGGGCGTGTTCATCTACACCGACAAGCCGTTCCGCATCGGCGACTGGATCGAGTGGCAGGGGAACTCCGGGGTCGTGGAGGACATCTCCTTCCGGGTCACCCGCGTGCGAACGTTCGACAACGAGCTGCTCACGGTGCCGAACCACGCGCTGACGAGCGACGTGGTGAAGAACCCCGTCGCGAAGAAGACGCTCCGCCTGAAGTTCGTCTTCGGGATCGACTACGAGGACGACGTCGAGAAGGCGACCGACATCATCGTCGAGGAGGCCGAGAAGAGCGACGCGATCCTCGACGACCCCGCGCCGTCTGTCCGGCTGACCGAGCTGGCGGACTCGTACGTCGGCCTGCAGTCGCGGATCTGGATCGACGACCCGTCGCGGGCCGACTTCGTGAAGGCGCGCGCCGACTACGTGAAGGCCGTCAAGAAGCGGTTCGACGAGGAGGGGATCTCGATCCCGTTCCCGCAGCGGACCGTCTCGGGGCGGAACGAGTGGACGGACCCCTCGGCGTTCGGCGGGGCGGCGGAGGCCGGGATCGGCGGGGACTCGTAG
- a CDS encoding SHOCT domain-containing protein, with amino-acid sequence MAESSLRERFERNASGIAATTVTGTWLAALLLNVDWWLPLMLFGYIVVVPVVALLFDADEDEAETPTGDASDAQPADAEAEPERVQDALDRLRTRYAEGELTDEQFERKLDRLLATETPEDAAEYVRRERAAERERDVERE; translated from the coding sequence ATGGCGGAGTCCTCCCTGCGCGAGCGGTTCGAGCGGAACGCGAGCGGGATCGCCGCGACGACCGTGACGGGAACGTGGCTCGCGGCGCTCCTGCTCAACGTCGACTGGTGGCTCCCGCTCATGCTGTTCGGCTACATCGTCGTCGTGCCCGTGGTCGCGTTGCTGTTCGACGCGGACGAGGACGAGGCGGAGACGCCGACCGGAGACGCGTCGGACGCCCAGCCCGCGGACGCCGAGGCGGAACCCGAGCGCGTGCAGGACGCGCTCGACCGACTGCGGACCCGGTACGCGGAGGGCGAACTCACCGACGAGCAGTTCGAGCGGAAGCTCGACCGGTTGCTGGCGACGGAGACGCCGGAGGACGCCGCCGAGTACGTGCGGCGAGAGCGAGCCGCGGAGCGAGAGCGCGACGTCGAACGCGAGTAG
- a CDS encoding TrkH family potassium uptake protein codes for MTTRIRVGWRASVGLTGDVLTALPVPLAFPLLIALYYGESVLPFAAAIAVSLALGAAFRSVQDPEEDLGPREAFLAVALIWFLVAAVGAIPFVVAGVGTVAHPMNAMFESMSGLTTTGATVLRDFSVHSRSVMMWRQVIQWLGGLGILILATAVLSEIGVGGAQLMESESQTKDVNKLTPKISQTARLIWGIYFGLTGLAVVVYFLLGLAVDPQMDLYNAVAHAFTSVATAGFSPEPHSVGAFHPLIQWAVVPFMVIGSTSFVLIYFAINGEPMRLLRNEEFHFYLGAMGTLASIVAVGLFLDPATTFGAEGTIRHAVFNVASIVTTTGYASTDYVLWAPAAKHMLFMGMFIGGMVGSTTCSIKSLRWLVALKTFRRNLFTAVHPESVRPVRISGKPVDERAIRDIYAYLLLSIIIFFLLAVVIVVDAERANVRVTEFEALGAAATTFLNIGPAFGDAGPYGTFASFPTTTRAVMIVLMWIGRIEIIPVLVLFTKAFWTS; via the coding sequence GTGACCACCAGGATCCGGGTCGGTTGGCGGGCGAGCGTGGGGCTCACCGGCGACGTCCTCACCGCCCTCCCGGTCCCGCTCGCGTTCCCGCTGCTGATCGCCCTCTACTACGGCGAGTCCGTGCTCCCGTTCGCGGCGGCGATCGCGGTCTCACTCGCCCTGGGCGCGGCGTTCCGGTCGGTTCAGGACCCGGAGGAGGACCTCGGGCCTCGCGAGGCGTTCCTCGCGGTGGCGCTGATCTGGTTCCTCGTCGCCGCGGTCGGCGCGATCCCCTTCGTCGTCGCCGGCGTCGGCACGGTCGCGCACCCGATGAACGCGATGTTCGAGTCGATGAGCGGCCTGACGACGACGGGGGCGACGGTGCTCCGGGACTTCTCCGTCCACTCCCGTTCCGTCATGATGTGGCGGCAGGTGATCCAGTGGCTCGGCGGGCTCGGCATCCTCATCTTGGCGACCGCGGTACTCTCGGAGATCGGCGTCGGTGGGGCCCAGCTCATGGAATCCGAGTCCCAGACGAAGGACGTCAACAAGCTCACGCCGAAGATCTCACAGACCGCGCGGCTCATCTGGGGGATCTACTTCGGGCTCACGGGGCTCGCGGTCGTCGTCTACTTCCTGCTCGGACTCGCCGTCGACCCGCAGATGGACCTGTACAACGCGGTCGCGCACGCGTTCACCTCAGTCGCGACGGCCGGGTTCTCGCCGGAGCCGCACTCAGTCGGCGCGTTCCACCCGCTCATCCAGTGGGCGGTCGTCCCGTTCATGGTGATCGGCTCGACGAGCTTCGTCCTCATCTACTTCGCCATCAACGGGGAACCGATGCGGCTCCTGCGCAACGAGGAGTTCCACTTCTACCTCGGGGCGATGGGGACGCTGGCCTCGATCGTCGCCGTCGGCCTGTTCCTCGATCCCGCTACCACCTTCGGCGCCGAGGGGACGATCCGGCACGCCGTGTTCAACGTCGCGTCGATCGTGACGACGACGGGATACGCCAGCACCGACTACGTGCTGTGGGCGCCCGCGGCGAAGCACATGCTGTTCATGGGGATGTTCATCGGCGGGATGGTCGGGTCGACCACCTGCTCGATCAAGTCGCTGCGGTGGCTGGTCGCGCTGAAGACGTTCCGCCGGAACCTCTTTACCGCCGTCCACCCGGAGTCAGTTCGACCGGTCCGGATCTCGGGGAAGCCGGTCGACGAGAGGGCGATCCGCGACATCTACGCGTACCTCCTCCTGTCGATCATCATCTTCTTCCTGCTCGCCGTGGTCATCGTCGTCGACGCGGAGCGGGCGAACGTCCGGGTGACCGAGTTCGAGGCGCTCGGCGCCGCGGCGACGACGTTCCTCAACATCGGTCCCGCGTTCGGCGACGCGGGCCCCTACGGAACGTTCGCGTCGTTCCCGACGACGACGCGGGCCGTGATGATCGTCCTGATGTGGATCGGTCGGATCGAGATCATCCCCGTGCTCGTCCTGTTCACGAAGGCGTTCTGGACCTCATGA
- a CDS encoding metal ABC transporter ATP-binding protein yields the protein MREETTSEGATAERSPESDTEPLVDVRGLTFGYAASPVVEDVDLRVDRGEYVGIVGPNGSGKSTLLRLVLGLYEPDAGSAELLGHPARAFAERERVGYVAQDVTEDEKRMPITVSEVVLMGRFPHAGFGRVTEADRDRVRDALATVGIEHLADRKITALSGGQRQRTYIARALAGEAELLVLDEPTVGVDAESVDAFFDLLDGLVADGLTVLLVEHDIGAVIEHASRVVCLNREVYFDGDPVAFAESDALDRAYGTNVRREAGGLRT from the coding sequence ATGCGCGAGGAGACCACGAGCGAGGGAGCCACCGCCGAGCGCTCCCCCGAGAGCGACACCGAACCTCTCGTCGACGTCCGCGGACTGACGTTCGGCTACGCCGCGTCGCCCGTCGTCGAGGACGTGGACCTGCGGGTCGACCGCGGCGAGTACGTCGGGATCGTCGGACCGAACGGCTCGGGGAAGAGCACGCTGCTCCGGCTGGTCCTAGGCCTGTACGAGCCCGACGCGGGGTCGGCCGAACTGCTCGGCCACCCCGCCCGGGCCTTCGCGGAGCGCGAGCGCGTCGGCTACGTCGCGCAGGACGTGACCGAAGACGAGAAACGCATGCCGATCACCGTGAGCGAGGTCGTCCTCATGGGCCGGTTCCCGCACGCCGGCTTCGGCCGCGTGACGGAGGCCGACCGCGACCGCGTCCGCGACGCGCTGGCGACGGTCGGGATCGAGCACCTCGCCGACCGGAAGATCACCGCGCTCTCGGGCGGCCAGCGCCAGCGGACGTACATCGCGCGGGCGCTCGCCGGCGAGGCGGAGCTGCTCGTCTTAGACGAGCCGACCGTCGGCGTCGACGCCGAGTCGGTCGACGCCTTCTTCGACCTCCTCGACGGCCTCGTCGCCGACGGGCTCACCGTCCTCCTCGTCGAGCACGACATCGGCGCCGTCATCGAGCACGCCTCGCGGGTGGTCTGTCTCAACCGCGAGGTGTACTTCGACGGCGACCCGGTAGCGTTCGCCGAGAGCGACGCGCTCGACCGCGCCTACGGGACGAACGTGCGCCGCGAGGCGGGAGGGCTCCGAACGTGA
- a CDS encoding universal stress protein, whose amino-acid sequence MTSTDQPVERDLLDHVLLPVAHEEDALATARALELYRPERVTALHVVEKGGGTPDKTPVEQSEELAAESYAAVRSVFPDAEDHTAYARDVADAIFDAVDEVGASAIAYRSRDGNRLMQFLSGDLSLKLVTKSHVPVIALPREGSAE is encoded by the coding sequence ATGACGAGCACTGACCAACCGGTGGAACGGGACCTGCTCGACCACGTTCTCCTGCCGGTCGCCCACGAGGAGGACGCGCTGGCGACGGCGCGCGCGCTCGAGCTCTATCGACCGGAGCGCGTGACCGCCCTCCACGTCGTCGAGAAGGGCGGAGGCACCCCCGATAAGACGCCGGTCGAACAGTCCGAGGAGCTCGCGGCCGAGTCGTACGCCGCGGTCCGTTCGGTGTTCCCCGACGCCGAGGACCACACCGCGTACGCCCGCGACGTCGCCGACGCGATCTTCGACGCCGTCGACGAGGTCGGCGCGAGCGCCATCGCCTACCGCTCCCGGGACGGTAACCGGTTGATGCAGTTCCTCTCCGGGGACCTCTCGCTCAAGCTCGTGACGAAGTCGCACGTGCCGGTGATCGCGCTCCCGCGCGAGGGATCGGCCGAATGA